GCATTAAAGGCGCCATCAGCAGCAGCAGCAACCTGTTTGAAGCATTGAAGCTCCGCTATTTTGGCCCCATCGACGGGCACAACATAGCCAAGCTGGTAGATACACTGGAAGACCTGAAGAAAATTCCGGGACCAAAAATCCTGCACATTGTTACGGTAAAAGGCAAAGGCTATGCCCTGGCCGAAAAAGACCAAACCTTGTGGCATGCTCCCGGTTTGTTTGATAAAGTATCGGGCGAAATCGTCAAGAAGAAATTCAATACGCCTCAGCCGCCCAAGTACCAGGATGTGTTTGGTCACAGCATCATAGAACTGGCAGAAATGAATCCGAAGATTTGGGGAGTAACACCAGCCATGCCCAGCGGTTCTTCGCTGAAGTTTATGATGGAAAAAATGCCTGACCGTGCCATCGACGTGGGCATTTGCGAACAGCATGCCGCCACTGTGAGTGCCGGTTTGGCTACACAAGGCATGCGGGTGTTTTGCAATATCTACAGCAGCTTTATGCAAAGAGCCTACGATCAGGTAGTGCATGACATTGCCATTCAAAAACTGCCGGTAACGCTTTGCCTCGACCGTGCCGGTTTGGTGGGCGAAGATGGTCCTACGCACCACGGCGCTTATGATATTCCGTACTTCCGTTGCATTCCCAACATGATCATCAGTGCCCCGATGAATGAGCAGGAATTGCGCAACCTGATGTACACTTCGCAACTGGAAAGCACCACGCTGCCCATGGTAATTCGCTACCCCCGTGGCGAAGGGGTGATGCCTGAATGGCGTACACCATTTGAAGCCATTGAAATTGGCAAGGGCCGCAAGCTGAAAGATGGTGAAGAGGTAGCGATTCTGAGCTTTGGCCATCCTGGCAATTTTGCCAAAAGTGCCATCGTAGAACTGCATCAATACGGCATCAACCCCGGCCATTACGATATGCGTTTTACCAAGCCGTTGGATGAAGCCTTGCTGCACGAAGTATTCAGCAAATACCGCAAGATTGTAACCATTGAAGACGGCACTACTATTGGTGGTTTCGGTAGTGCTATACTAGAATTTATGGCACAGCATGGTTACAGTGCTCAGGTGAAAATGCTGGGCATCCCTGACCGCCTGGTAGAGCATGGCACACTGAAAGAGCTGCATGCAGAATGTGGTTACGACGCCAATGCGATTGTAGCTACTGTAAAAGAACTGATGAAAGACAAAGTACAGGTAACCAGCGGCGCATTGCTGCAATAAAGACCTGCTAGAATAATACGATACAACGCCGGCCATTGGTCGGCGTTGTTGTTTTTGCGCCAATTGGTTTCCGTTATATTCGTAGCCATGAACATGGCAAATCTATCAGGCTTCTCCCGTTGGCAATATGCTGTGGCGGCGCTATTGCTTTTGCTCATCGAAATAGCGATAGCCCTGTTTGTTCACGACCGCTTTGTACGGCCTTACATTGGCGATGTGTTGGTGGTTGTCCTCATCTATTGCAGCGTTAAATCTGTGAAACCTTCTTTGCCATGGCGCAGCACCGCCATAGCAGTATTGCTTTTTGCCTTTGCCATTGAAGGCCTGCAATACTTGAAGCTGGTACGTTTACTAGGTTTGCAACACAACCGGCTGGCCCGCACCATCATTGGTACCGATTTTGCCTGGGCAGATATGTGGTGCTATGTAGCCGGCATTGCATTGGTTTGGTGGATTGAAGTTGTTCGGGAGAAAAGAAACCGCCTTTAACCAAACTATATCATCTGCATTGTATCATGTACCTATCGTGATTCGTTTTTACAGAAACGAAAAACATGATGCGAATAAGAATGCTGCTATTGCTCAGCGTTGTTTTTACCCAAGTTTTTGCCCAACAATACAGCACTGCTGCAGGCATCAGATTGGGTGGCGACATTGGACTTACCTTACAACAACAGGTGGCAAAAAATATAACGGTAGAAGCCTTACTGCAACAGCGCATTTTACATCGCCAAACCACCGGCACTCTCTTGCTGGAAAAACATTTCCCATTGGCAGGCAAAGGCTTTAACCTCTATGCCGGGGCTGGTCCGCATATTGGACACTGGGGACGACGCAACCCCGAAGCAAACAGCAACAATCAATTGCTGTATGGTGCCACCGTAATTGCGGGCCTCGAAATCAAACTCGGCAAGCTACTACTGAGTGCCGATTACAAACCAGCCGTTAACATCAAAGGCGGTTGGCAAACCTTCGACAGCCAGACCGGATTGTCGGCCCGCTACATTTTTATTAAAAAAGCACGGCCTGCCAAAAAGCAACGACAACCTATCCATTGGCCATGGCAGCAAAAGCAGGCATAGCTTACCATTTGTCATTTCGTTGGGAAAACGAAAAGTGTAACGAACTTATATTTAGGCGTACAAACTTTCTGCATGAAACAACTTTTTGTAGCCACATTCGCCAGCCTGCTGCTTGCCTGTAGCAATGGCCGTGAGGAAACACCGGTGGAGAACAACAATAATAACAACACAGCAACTGAAATCGTGACAGATACTGAAGTAAGCAGTGCAGAAGTGATACCCGTGGCTACCAACAACTGGAGCATAGACGAAATAGACAGCAGCGGTTGGATGATGATGAAACTCTACCTCAATGGCAGTTCAGTCGACAAATCAGACAGCAAGATTTCGCTGTATGGCAGCAGAGAAACATCGGTCTGCTGGAATATTCTTTTTTACAATAGCCGTACCGGCGAACAACATTTGCTTACTGATCAGCGCATCATTCTAACTGCTACCGAAGCAAAAGCAGCAAGTGACTATCCTACCGCATTAGACTCTGTCATTCTTTATCAATGCATTACCGATGACCTGAATAAAGATGGACAGTATGACGACAATGACGGTGCTTCATTATTCATCAGCGACAGAACGGGCAAACATTTCCGCAGGATAACACCCAAAGGTTTACACCTCAATCATTGGCAGTACATAGAAGCCAGCAACTCTCTGTTGCTAACCTGCCTACGGGATAGCAACAAAGACTTGCAATACAAACAAGCAGAAGATGAACGCCTGTTGTTTCAATGGAGCCTCACACGGCAAGACGGGCTGAAACCAGTGCTCTCCAAAACAAGTCAGCAACAAATCAATGCCTTGATCAAACAGCACTGGACTGTGAAACAGCAATAGTCACCCATACTTTTTCTTTTGCATTGTACCTTCATGATAACCACATCATGAAACGCAACCGCCATCAGTTTTTATTGAGTCAGTATCACCACAACCATGCCGTGCAATTGGTGCATGGTGGTAAAACATATTTTGATAAGCTGATTGCAATGATTGATGGTGCCAGCAATTGCATCCATTTACAAACATATATTTATGAAAATGACGCAACAGGGCAGCAGGTTACGCAAGCCCTGATAGCAGCTGCGGGTCGTGGTGTAGCAATATATGTATTGCTTGATAGCTATGGGTCTGAAGGCTGGAAACAAAGCTGGCCTGCCGCACTGGAAGAAGCGGGTGTTCATTTTCGTTGGTTTAGCAGCGTTGCCAACAATCAGCATTTTTACCTTGGTCGCAGGCTGCACCACAAAGTGGTAGTGGCCGATGCGCAACGCTGTTTGGTAGGTGGAGTAAACATCAGCAACCGCTACAATGATTTGCCCAATGACCCCGCCTGGCTCGACTGGGCGTTGTACTGCGAAGGTCCTGCCGCAGCTATACTCGATGTAGTTTGCCTGCGCATTTGGCAGCGGGATGTGAGCCGCAAAAAAGACTGACCGCTCAACAATTTGACTGTGACACCAGCTTGCACAACTGCATGACCGTAAGAGTACGCAGAAACGATTGGGTACGAGGTCATGTGCAAATTACCCGCAGCTATTTGGAAATGTTTCGGGAAGCGCAATCTCACATCATCATGATGTCGAGTTATTTTTTGCCCGGCAGAAAAATGCGCAAAGCCATGCAGCAAGCTGCCAACAGAGGCGTCAAGGTTTGTGTGATTACTGCAGGAAAATCAGATGTAAAAACCGCAAAAAATGCAGAGCGGTATTTATACAATTGGATGCTGCGCCACAACATGCAGATTTATGAATACATGCCCCATATCTTGCATGGCAAACTCAGCACCTACGATGGCAAATGGGTAACTGTCGGCTCATTCAACGTAAACAACATCAGTACTTTTGCCAGTGTAGAATTAAACATGGATGTATTGAACGACCGCTTTGCACAAGACGTGGAAGTGCAACTCAAATACATCATGCAGCACCAATGTACGTTGGTCGACAATGACTCGTTTACCCGACAAACCAAGTGGTATCATCGCCTGTGGTACCGCATCAATTACGATTTCATCCG
The Phnomibacter ginsenosidimutans genome window above contains:
- a CDS encoding DUF2809 domain-containing protein; amino-acid sequence: MANLSGFSRWQYAVAALLLLLIEIAIALFVHDRFVRPYIGDVLVVVLIYCSVKSVKPSLPWRSTAIAVLLFAFAIEGLQYLKLVRLLGLQHNRLARTIIGTDFAWADMWCYVAGIALVWWIEVVREKRNRL
- a CDS encoding phospholipase D-like domain-containing protein; the encoded protein is MTVRVRRNDWVRGHVQITRSYLEMFREAQSHIIMMSSYFLPGRKMRKAMQQAANRGVKVCVITAGKSDVKTAKNAERYLYNWMLRHNMQIYEYMPHILHGKLSTYDGKWVTVGSFNVNNISTFASVELNMDVLNDRFAQDVEVQLKYIMQHQCTLVDNDSFTRQTKWYHRLWYRINYDFIRITFFLFTFYFKQEKRQR
- the dxs gene encoding 1-deoxy-D-xylulose-5-phosphate synthase, giving the protein MEITPGTLLKQIDSPADLKKLSREQLHQVCNELRQYIIDVVSVHGGHFGASLGVVELSVALHYVYNTPYDQLVWDVGHQAYGHKILTGRRDIFPSNRKYKGLSGFPKRSESEYDTFGVGHSSTSISAALGMALAAKYKGEDRKSVAVIGDGAMTAGMAFEAMNHAGVSDADMLIILNDNCMSIDPNVGALKEYLTDISLSPTYNKLKDDVWNAIGKLPVGKSFTRAMAHKVAEGIKGAISSSSNLFEALKLRYFGPIDGHNIAKLVDTLEDLKKIPGPKILHIVTVKGKGYALAEKDQTLWHAPGLFDKVSGEIVKKKFNTPQPPKYQDVFGHSIIELAEMNPKIWGVTPAMPSGSSLKFMMEKMPDRAIDVGICEQHAATVSAGLATQGMRVFCNIYSSFMQRAYDQVVHDIAIQKLPVTLCLDRAGLVGEDGPTHHGAYDIPYFRCIPNMIISAPMNEQELRNLMYTSQLESTTLPMVIRYPRGEGVMPEWRTPFEAIEIGKGRKLKDGEEVAILSFGHPGNFAKSAIVELHQYGINPGHYDMRFTKPLDEALLHEVFSKYRKIVTIEDGTTIGGFGSAILEFMAQHGYSAQVKMLGIPDRLVEHGTLKELHAECGYDANAIVATVKELMKDKVQVTSGALLQ
- a CDS encoding phospholipase D-like domain-containing protein → MKRNRHQFLLSQYHHNHAVQLVHGGKTYFDKLIAMIDGASNCIHLQTYIYENDATGQQVTQALIAAAGRGVAIYVLLDSYGSEGWKQSWPAALEEAGVHFRWFSSVANNQHFYLGRRLHHKVVVADAQRCLVGGVNISNRYNDLPNDPAWLDWALYCEGPAAAILDVVCLRIWQRDVSRKKD